DNA sequence from the Rubripirellula tenax genome:
GTCTTGTTCCTGCAGGGTGGCGCTGCACTTCAGTTCTCGATGATCCCCGCAAACTTGCTTCGCGATAGCGGCAAGTCGGCTCAATACCTGCTGACGGGCGCATGGGGCAAGAAAGCAATCGGCGAAGCCAAAAAAGAAGGCACCGTTGACACGATCTACTCCGCCGCCGAATCGAACTTCGACCGCGTGCCGACCAGCAGCGATTATCAAGTCAAGGACGATGCCGCCTACTTGTATTACTGCAGCAACGAAACAATCCAGGGCGTTCAGTTTCAATCCGAACCCGCGTGTCCTGACAACGTTCCGTTGATCAGCGACGCGTCGAGCGATTTTCTGTCACGTCCTTTGGACATCGACAAGTACGGACTGATTTACGCGTGTGCCCAGAAAAACGCAGGTCCCGCGGGCGTTACCGTCGTGATCATTCGACGCGATTTGCTCGCCAAAGGCTGTGACAAGTTGCCGGGCTACTTGCTCTATCGCAACCACGCCGAAAATGAATCGATGTGGAATACACCGCCGACATTCCCGATTTACGTTCTAGGCAAAGTCGCGAAGTGGCTGACCAACGACATCGGTGGCCTGGCCGCGATGGAATCGCAGAATCGCGAGAAAGCGAAACTGTTGTACGACGTGATTGACAAGCACGCGGGATTCTATCTCGGACACGCACAGGTCGATTGCAGATCGACGATGAACGCGACATTCAACCTGCCGAGCGAAGATCTGCTGGCGTCGTTCGTCGCTGAAGCGAGCAAAAACGGCTTGCAGAACCTGAAGGGTCATCGCAGCGTTGGCGGAATCCGCGCCAGCGTCTACAACGCGATGCCTCGCGAAGGTGCACAGGCACTCGCTAGCTTTATGGACGACTTCGCCAAGAAGAATGGCTAGTGTCCCGTCGCATCTTGCCCACGCCGGGAATCGTCCTGGCGTTGCTGGCCTTTCGGGGAAGTGCTTTTGCCCCCATTGCTTCATTCACATTCACTCCTAACGCCCTTTGTTGTCCATGTACAAGATTCTGACGCTGAACAATATTTCTTCGCTTGGTTTGCAACGTCTTCCCCGTGAAGACTACGAGATCGGATCCGAGATCAGCCAACCCGACGGCATCCTGTTGCGATCGTTCAAGATGCACGACATGGTGATTCCCGATTCGGTCAAAGCGATCGGGCGGGCCGGTGCGGGCGTCAACAACATTCCGGTGGATCAGATGTCCAGTCGGGGCGTTCCCGTGTTCAACGCGCCGGGCGCAAACGCGAACGCGGTCAAAGAATTGGTGCTGGCCGGTTTGCTGATGGCATCGCGAAACATCAATTCCGCGATGAAGTTCGCATCGGGGATCGAAGGTGACGACGCAGCGATCTCCGTTGCAGTCGAAGCGGGCAAGAAGAATTTCGTCGGATCGGAACTTCCGTCGAAAACATTGGGCGTGATCGGACTGGGCGCGATCGGAGTTCGTGTTGCCAACGCAGCATTGTCGCTGGGCATGAAAGTTGTCGGTTATGACCCTCTGATTTCGGTGCAAAGCGCGTGGCAACTTTCCAGCGGTGTCGAAAAAGCAATCAGCCTGGACCATTTGTTCACCCAGTGCGATGCCGTCACCGTCCACGTGCCGCTGATCGACGCGACGCGAGGCATCGTTAGTGCCGAGCGACTGAAACTGATGCCCAAGGGAGGCATTATCGTGAACCTTGCACGCGGTGGCATCTGTGACGACACCGCGGTTCTAGCCTCACTCAACAAGGGACACACCAGCACCTACGTGATTGACTTTCCGACGGCCGAACTGATGAAGCACCCAAAGGTGCTAGCGTTTCCGCACTTGGGTGCGTCGACGAACGAAGCCGAAGAAAACTGTGCTGTCATGGTGGCAGACAGCGTTCGCGACTTTCTGGATGACGGCACCGTCGTCAACGCGGTGAACTTCCCCGAAGCCTTCATGCCTCGAAACGGTGGCACACGGATCACCATTGCGAATGCGAATGTGCCTAACATGGTCGGCCAGATTTCGACATTGCTAGCCAACGCGGGATTAAATATCGCAGACCTTCTGAACAAGTCGCGGGGCGACATCGCCTACACCATCATTGACTTGGACGGCGACATTTCGGAGGAAACCGTCGCGGCAATTCGAGGCATCAATGGCGTTCTTTCGATGCGAACGCTGCCGTCGAAGGCTTAGACAATTTCCCCGCGAGTAGATCGAACTGGTACGATAGTACCCCGCTAGGAACGCCAAGTCGCCGCCGAAGCGACTTGCCGTCAAACGCACGGCGCTGGGCGCCCCCCCTTTGCGGGCCCAGCAAGTGCGGCCCGTCACGCCACCATCCAGGTCAACGGTCGAACCGCCAAGGGGGCGATGCGCGCAGTATCTCCATCTACAGCGGGGATACGCTTCATT
Encoded proteins:
- the serC gene encoding 3-phosphoserine/phosphohydroxythreonine transaminase; this translates as MSATATTERVFNFSAGPAVLPVSVLQEVQDELLCLPGAGASVMELSHRGKVFIEIMEQAEASIRSLLGISDQYAVLFLQGGAALQFSMIPANLLRDSGKSAQYLLTGAWGKKAIGEAKKEGTVDTIYSAAESNFDRVPTSSDYQVKDDAAYLYYCSNETIQGVQFQSEPACPDNVPLISDASSDFLSRPLDIDKYGLIYACAQKNAGPAGVTVVIIRRDLLAKGCDKLPGYLLYRNHAENESMWNTPPTFPIYVLGKVAKWLTNDIGGLAAMESQNREKAKLLYDVIDKHAGFYLGHAQVDCRSTMNATFNLPSEDLLASFVAEASKNGLQNLKGHRSVGGIRASVYNAMPREGAQALASFMDDFAKKNG
- a CDS encoding phosphoglycerate dehydrogenase, with protein sequence MYKILTLNNISSLGLQRLPREDYEIGSEISQPDGILLRSFKMHDMVIPDSVKAIGRAGAGVNNIPVDQMSSRGVPVFNAPGANANAVKELVLAGLLMASRNINSAMKFASGIEGDDAAISVAVEAGKKNFVGSELPSKTLGVIGLGAIGVRVANAALSLGMKVVGYDPLISVQSAWQLSSGVEKAISLDHLFTQCDAVTVHVPLIDATRGIVSAERLKLMPKGGIIVNLARGGICDDTAVLASLNKGHTSTYVIDFPTAELMKHPKVLAFPHLGASTNEAEENCAVMVADSVRDFLDDGTVVNAVNFPEAFMPRNGGTRITIANANVPNMVGQISTLLANAGLNIADLLNKSRGDIAYTIIDLDGDISEETVAAIRGINGVLSMRTLPSKA